Part of the uncultured Desulfobacter sp. genome, TACACTGTCGAATGTCAGATCCTCTTCTTTCCAGGTGGTTACTTGCAGAACATCTCCGATGCCGATTTTATAATCCCCATCAGAAGGTGTCTCGGCGCTGTCCGCCGCCACAACATTTCCTGCCAGACAAAAACAGACGGCAAATAATATAAACAAGGAACACAAAAAACATTTCAATACATTGATTTTAAACATAGCTCCGCCCCCTCGATTACATCGATTAATAAGTTATTAGCTGTTAGCTCCCGGCTTGTAGCTGTTAGGTTATAACTCGTGGCCCACACAGCTATGAGCCATCAGCTGCAGGCTATGAGCTAATTCTATCTTGCACCTTTGCCAAAAAGAACGGTTTTAACTGTTTTTAAGAGGATGACCATATCCAGGGCAAAGGACATATTTTTAATATAAAACAGATCGTAATTGAGTTTCTCAACAGCATCTTCCACCGTTGCACCGTAATCATAACAGACTTGTGCCCAGCCAGTAACGCCTGGTTTAACATTGAATCGCTGGTTATAAAAAGGAATTTCTTTTTCCAGCTGATCCGTGAAAAATTTACGTTCCGGGCGAGGACCAACAAGGCTCATGGAGCCCCTGAGAACCTCCCATAACTGGGGCAGTTCATCTATCCTGTATTTTCTTACGATACGTCCTATCCGTGTGATCCGGGTATCGTTATCACCGGCCCATACCGGCCCAGTCAGCTTTTCAGCATCCTGGACCATGGAACGGAATTTATGCATCATATACTCTTTTTTACCGCCCCCAACCCGGTCCTGGGCAAAAAGAACCGGACCTTTTGAATCCAGTTTAATCAGAATGGCCACCACGATAAGCAAAGGTGAAAGAAGTATCAGCAGGATTGAAGACAACATGATATCCTGCAACCGCTTCGTGCCGGCCTTAAGCCTTGATTTTTGGAATCCTTTGGAAAAAATCAGCCACGACGGTTCTATCTCCCGAACCAAGACCTTTCCAGTCAGCATTTCATAAAAAGAACTGCCTGAAATCACATCAATGCCTTCAGTTCTGCACTGAATAAGTTCCTGGGTAGGGAACCGCCCCCTTTTTTCTTTCAGTGCTACGATAATTTTGCTTATACCGTATAGTTTAGAAATATCAGAAAGCGTTTTATCCTTTTGGTCAACCAGTAAATTCTCAGGCAGGTGATTTGCCTCGTTGTCAAAATCGTCTGGTATAACAGCGCATACTGTATACCCGCAGTCTATGGTATTTATAATTTTTTGGTAAATATCCTTAGCAAGTTTGCTCGAACCAAGGATTATAATATGCTGGTTAAACATTCCTTTGTTAAGAATATGGAGATAACCGACCCGCCATAAAATAATAAAAAAGATCAGAATCAGTATACTTAACATATAAATTTTCTGGTCCAGAATGACCAAAGGAAAAAGAAAATAGACGCCGGCCAGAAAGATGGACGCAACCCCTAAGGATTGGAGCAGGCGGATAATAATTTCAGGAATCTGTGCGACAACATCAAAATCATAAAGGTCATTATAATACAAGCAGGTCTGCAAAATAGCAGTGACCAA contains:
- a CDS encoding TIGR03013 family XrtA/PEP-CTERM system glycosyltransferase is translated as MLNLLRQYFPIRNMLFFFLEGCVIFCSFLLSTSLFTLSPSYWFDLMLILRILLVTAILQTCLYYNDLYDFDVVAQIPEIIIRLLQSLGVASIFLAGVYFLFPLVILDQKIYMLSILILIFFIILWRVGYLHILNKGMFNQHIIILGSSKLAKDIYQKIINTIDCGYTVCAVIPDDFDNEANHLPENLLVDQKDKTLSDISKLYGISKIIVALKEKRGRFPTQELIQCRTEGIDVISGSSFYEMLTGKVLVREIEPSWLIFSKGFQKSRLKAGTKRLQDIMLSSILLILLSPLLIVVAILIKLDSKGPVLFAQDRVGGGKKEYMMHKFRSMVQDAEKLTGPVWAGDNDTRITRIGRIVRKYRIDELPQLWEVLRGSMSLVGPRPERKFFTDQLEKEIPFYNQRFNVKPGVTGWAQVCYDYGATVEDAVEKLNYDLFYIKNMSFALDMVILLKTVKTVLFGKGAR